One Bombus pyrosoma isolate SC7728 linkage group LG7, ASM1482585v1, whole genome shotgun sequence genomic window carries:
- the LOC122569778 gene encoding protein yellow-like isoform X1 has translation MQNLLYSLINRHKQHKLHSLLSHFCCRMQLLILLAGLACASTTAEVLETIAQWPLLDFALPYDQEFLNQYRPENVVPTGIEIAWDKIFISVPRLRAGVPATLNYIPRNLPLESSPQLQAYPSWDWHSAGKGDLNCSKLISVYRTKLDRCNRLWTIDSGVITSIDDFRPVCPPKIMVFDVKTNQLVRQFTFPREVLRPNTLMTNLIIDDTAATTCDDVFLYISDTAGPGLLVFDGATDRSWRVVHATMYPHPEFSTYRIGSDTFELMDGVVGLAFSARLGTVYYQPLATDRLFSVPTTALQAGPPAFGEQLPVTLVGKKSSQGLALAVDPRDDTILFSPLTETAIAAWQPQSNQQRILAYSPEKLQFVAEIRWAERDSGNFWLMTSRFQKFFRREVNARDINIRIMRLMPIQRPLKHPILDSFTRTYLLSDFPSHFYNNTIGF, from the exons ATGCAGAATCTACTGTACTCGCTGATAAATCGCCACAAACAACATAAATTACATAGTCTTCTAAGTCACTTCTGTTGTAGAATGCAGCTACTGATCCTCTTAGCAGGACTCGCCTGCGCCTCAACCACCGCAGAAGTCCTCGAAACTATAGCTCAATGGCCGTTGCTAGACTTTGCACTTCCGTACGACCAAGAATTTCTCAATCAGTATCGTCCAGAGAATGTAGTACCTACTGGAATAGAGATTGCGTGGGACAAAATCTTTATAAGCGTCCCAAGATTACGAGCAGGCGTCCCGGCGACCTTGAATTACATCCCGAGGAATCTTCCGCTAGAAAGTAGCCCGCAACTTCAAGCTTACCCCTCTTGGGACTGGCACAGCGCTGGAAAAGGCGATCTGAACTGCTCCAAGCTGATCTCCGTGTACAGGACCAAACTAGACAGATGTAATCGACTATGGACCATAGATAGCGGCGTAATAACGTCAATTGATGACTTCAGACCGGTTTGTCCTCCGAAAATAATGGTATTCGATGTGAAAACCAATCAGTTGGTGCGACAGTTCACGTTTCCACGAGAG GTGTTAAGACCAAACACGTTGATGACGAATCTGATTATCGATGATACCGCGGCAACTACCTGCGACGACGTGTTCCTTTATATATCTGACACTGCAGGACCTG GTCTATTGGTATTCGATGGTGCCACGGACAGGAGCTGGCGTGTGGTGCACGCAACCATGTATCCACATCCAGAATTCTCGACTTACAGG ATTGGCAGCGATACGTTCGAATTGATGGACGGTGTCGTTGGACTCGCATTTTCTGCCAGACTTGGAACGGTTTACTATCAACCTCTAGCGACCGATCGTCTGTTCAGTGTACCAACCACTGCACTTCAGGCGGGTCCACCAGCATTTGGTGAACAGCTACCGGTGACCTTAGTGGGTAAAAAGTCTAGTCAAGGTCTTGCTCTGGCCGTTGATCCACGAGACGACACGATCCTTTTCTCTCCACTTACCGAAACAGCCATTGCCGCCTGGCAACCACAAAGTAACCAACAGAG GATCTTAGCTTACAGTCCGGAGAAGCTGCAGTTCGTCGCTGAAATTCGATGGGCGGAGCGCGATAGTGGCAACTTTTGGTTAATGACCAGCAGATTCCAAAAGTTCTTCAGGCGAGAGGTGAATGCACGCGACATCAACATTCGAATAATGAGGCTGATGCCTATACAGCGTCCGCTGAAACATCCGATCCTCGATTCTTTTACTCGAACCTACTTACTTTCCGACTTTCCGTCGCATTTCTACAACAACACAATAGGATTCTAA
- the LOC122569778 gene encoding protein yellow-like isoform X2, with protein MQLLILLAGLACASTTAEVLETIAQWPLLDFALPYDQEFLNQYRPENVVPTGIEIAWDKIFISVPRLRAGVPATLNYIPRNLPLESSPQLQAYPSWDWHSAGKGDLNCSKLISVYRTKLDRCNRLWTIDSGVITSIDDFRPVCPPKIMVFDVKTNQLVRQFTFPREVLRPNTLMTNLIIDDTAATTCDDVFLYISDTAGPGLLVFDGATDRSWRVVHATMYPHPEFSTYRIGSDTFELMDGVVGLAFSARLGTVYYQPLATDRLFSVPTTALQAGPPAFGEQLPVTLVGKKSSQGLALAVDPRDDTILFSPLTETAIAAWQPQSNQQRILAYSPEKLQFVAEIRWAERDSGNFWLMTSRFQKFFRREVNARDINIRIMRLMPIQRPLKHPILDSFTRTYLLSDFPSHFYNNTIGF; from the exons ATGCAGCTACTGATCCTCTTAGCAGGACTCGCCTGCGCCTCAACCACCGCAGAAGTCCTCGAAACTATAGCTCAATGGCCGTTGCTAGACTTTGCACTTCCGTACGACCAAGAATTTCTCAATCAGTATCGTCCAGAGAATGTAGTACCTACTGGAATAGAGATTGCGTGGGACAAAATCTTTATAAGCGTCCCAAGATTACGAGCAGGCGTCCCGGCGACCTTGAATTACATCCCGAGGAATCTTCCGCTAGAAAGTAGCCCGCAACTTCAAGCTTACCCCTCTTGGGACTGGCACAGCGCTGGAAAAGGCGATCTGAACTGCTCCAAGCTGATCTCCGTGTACAGGACCAAACTAGACAGATGTAATCGACTATGGACCATAGATAGCGGCGTAATAACGTCAATTGATGACTTCAGACCGGTTTGTCCTCCGAAAATAATGGTATTCGATGTGAAAACCAATCAGTTGGTGCGACAGTTCACGTTTCCACGAGAG GTGTTAAGACCAAACACGTTGATGACGAATCTGATTATCGATGATACCGCGGCAACTACCTGCGACGACGTGTTCCTTTATATATCTGACACTGCAGGACCTG GTCTATTGGTATTCGATGGTGCCACGGACAGGAGCTGGCGTGTGGTGCACGCAACCATGTATCCACATCCAGAATTCTCGACTTACAGG ATTGGCAGCGATACGTTCGAATTGATGGACGGTGTCGTTGGACTCGCATTTTCTGCCAGACTTGGAACGGTTTACTATCAACCTCTAGCGACCGATCGTCTGTTCAGTGTACCAACCACTGCACTTCAGGCGGGTCCACCAGCATTTGGTGAACAGCTACCGGTGACCTTAGTGGGTAAAAAGTCTAGTCAAGGTCTTGCTCTGGCCGTTGATCCACGAGACGACACGATCCTTTTCTCTCCACTTACCGAAACAGCCATTGCCGCCTGGCAACCACAAAGTAACCAACAGAG GATCTTAGCTTACAGTCCGGAGAAGCTGCAGTTCGTCGCTGAAATTCGATGGGCGGAGCGCGATAGTGGCAACTTTTGGTTAATGACCAGCAGATTCCAAAAGTTCTTCAGGCGAGAGGTGAATGCACGCGACATCAACATTCGAATAATGAGGCTGATGCCTATACAGCGTCCGCTGAAACATCCGATCCTCGATTCTTTTACTCGAACCTACTTACTTTCCGACTTTCCGTCGCATTTCTACAACAACACAATAGGATTCTAA
- the LOC122569780 gene encoding protein yellow-like: MRQLYTWILLLLTIVNLRALEKLKIIYSWKSLDFVFPSEQARLAAIKSGNFIPGSPLPIDVDVYNGEFKSTVFIAIPRFQNGVPLTLGYVTDEVSLDGNTLIAPYPNWNYNDAGNCASIISVYRMQIDKCDRLWVLDTGKLGSKQVCPPKLHVFSLRDNKLITLYRFPEHQFKNEDSLFVTVAVDVRDTTNNCKDTFAYIADVTGFALIVYDFRNSRSWKISNNLFYPYPPYGTFNIKGDTFDLMDGILGLALGPIHNGDRILYFHSLASKVESWVPTSVIRNYTLFHENPEAAARSFVPFEHERSSQSVAEAMNHDGVLFYGLLSDLAIGCWNSKHYPQFGGKNNEIIVRNPETLQFPSGLKIITSKKGKQELWVLSVSFQRYMSGTLHSNETNFRIQAGFVEELVRGTKCDVSSLGGRFHGQ; the protein is encoded by the exons ATGAGGCAGCTTTACACGTGGATTCTGCTGCTTTTGACGATCGTCAATTTGCGGGCtcttgaaaaattgaagatcaTCTACTCCTGGAAATCGTTAGATTTTGTATTTCCAAGCGAACAAGCTAGATTGGCGGCTATTAAAAGTGGAAATTTTATACCCGGTTCGCCGTTACCTATCGACGTCGATGTTTACAACGGAG AGTTCAAATCGACGGTGTTCATCGCCATTCCAAGGTTTCAGAATGGCGTACCTTTAACTTTGGGTTATGTCACCGATGAGGTATCGCTCGATGGAAATACCCTAATCGCACCATATCCAAATTGGAATTACAACGACGCAGGAAACTGCGCTTCGATAATCAGCGTTTACAGAATGCAG ATAGATAAATGCGACCGATTGTGGGTTCTCGACACCGGAAAGCTAGGGAGCAAACAAGTATGTCCGCCGAAGCTGCACGTGTTTTCTCTGCGTGACAATAAACTGATCACGCTGTACAGATTTCCCGAGCACCAGTTCAAAAATGAAGATTCTCTGTTCGTCACGGTGGCCGTTGACGTCCGGGACACAACGAACAACTGCAAGGACACGTTCGCCTATATCGCCGACGTGACAGGATTCGCGTTAATCGTCTACGATTTTCGTAATTCAAGATCCTGGAAGATCAGCAACAACCTGTTTTACCCTTATCCGCCGTATGGCACATTCAACATCAAAGGTGACACGTTTGACCTGATGGACGGGATCCTTGGCCTCGCATTGGGACCGATTCACAACGGCGATAGAATTCTTTATTTCCATTCGTTGGCCAGCAAAGTGGAATCCTGGGTACCCACCTCTGTAATCAG GAATTACACACTTTTCCATGAGAACCCCGAAGCCGCTGCAAGGTCGTTCGTGCCGTTTGAACATGAGAGGTCTTCGCAGTCTGTAGCCGAGGCTATGAATCATGACGGAGTTCTTTTCTATGGACTGTTGTCTGATCTAGCGATTGGATGCTGGAACAGCAAGCATTATCCTCAGTTTGGAGGAAAGAATAACGAGATAATCGTCAGAAACCCGGAGACGTTGCAGTTTCCCTCTGGTTTGAAG ATCATAACATCGAAGAAGGGTAAACAAGAACTATGGGTCCTGTCGGTGTCTTTCCAGAGATACATGAGCGGTACTTTGCACTCGAACGAAACCAATTTCAGGATCCAAGCTGGTTTCGTGGAAGAATTAGTTCGTGGCACGAAATGCGATGTCTCTTCCCTAGGAGGACGTTTTCATGGGCAATGA